A DNA window from Purpureocillium takamizusanense chromosome 9, complete sequence contains the following coding sequences:
- a CDS encoding uncharacterized protein (SECRETED:SignalP(1-25~SECRETED:cutsite=AAA-FG~SECRETED:prob=0.6018)~COG:S~EggNog:ENOG503NV0S) codes for MLDFRNPGLLLGLIILVALVTPAAAFGAGNIASISKVEGQNWRHGDIEDALLTLAMARAMKHKKFNKIMVSRVYFGNWLRDYSQAIDVGTVKSVSAEAIRLLLSVLGFLTFGYGSGEFEITADRLGCYRPEDHIDNPKNYADNQDARQYDRRLRGPVDEERELAVDPETGMKNYIANERAGIMTSAKHVRKLFSGCIELGRRYKDRGNKEDLYESLRLMGTGLHCLEDFFAHSNYTELALIEMGERDVFPHVGRDCRIRLEGARGDVHPIVTGTFGGVDFLHSVVGEVSDKMTQNEIEELEGTLQDSKTADTSLLRDLLDKIPDGLFGNKNQSSRIDEIQSNANAAQMQNTSVSPRNPEEFTVYVRNIYQQIMPAIQFHDDVMKSITSAVEKIPVLPKIIEQLEEQLSKFVFSIIAPFVVPLIQQIRNELRTGSEEIVHSSEQEQHIVFNNDRCDDPTHSMLSKDHFSNILNEIAGRTAARMLHWVVPQLMDAIDDDNTDVNRLLDRIVNGVMHHPAQKDMGRDGVSEARNIIFDQVKEWWNQMGDDQRNDYRRKLSREGVQRGENHKEGVYDTGHGHGCCGKLQMRKLYGEPDTLEGKIAGAAADAIFQGATGAISGLVEQNTGFKLPSTQGSQQEQRQEEGGLGGFLSAAGSILGGAFGKDETEKHSSQRREDDGSYTQTETEYGRHGNRYGQAQYTETQRPDGSSQSQYSRFEQQDSYGGRQTSGYGYEETTESRPTYGGGYEQRTERHEYKSSNADSYGGGRTGGHASEYSRQDNDSYGRRQESSGYGREESGYASGYGRQDKDSYGGGNRRRDDDSYGSGYGGGNRRDEDSYGGGGRRRDDDSYGGGGGYKGREDSGYGDEYGRREEGGYRGSEGRGGYAAEYERGGDDDDNESGRRRQHHGRREEGGYGGGGYGGGY; via the exons gtGCTGGCAACATTGCCTCCATCTCCAAGGTCGAGGGCCAGAACT GGCGACACGGCGATATTGAAGATGCGCTCCTCActctggccatggcccgcgCCATGAAGCACAAGAAGTTCAACAAGATCATGGTCTCCCGAGTTTATTTTGGCAACTGGCTGCGTGACTACTCCCAGGCCATCGACGTGGGCACCGTCAAGTCCGTgtccgccgaggccatccgTCTGCTCCTCTCGGTGCTCGGATTCTTGACCTTTGGCTACGGCTCTGGCGAGTTCGAAATCACCGCAGACCGCCTTGGCTGCTACCGCCCCGAGGATCACATTGACAACCCCAAGAACTATGCCGACAACCAGGATGCTCGTCAGTACGACCGACGGCTCCGTGGCCCCGTCGATGAGGAGCGAGAACTGGCCGTCGACCCGGAGACGGGCATGAAGAACTACATCGCCAATGAGCGTGCCGGAATCATGACCTCTGCTAAGCACGTGAGGAAGCTGTTCTCCGGCTGCATTGAGCTCGGCCGTCGCTACAAGGATCGCGGTAACAAGGAGGACCTGTACGAATCGCTGCGCCTGATGGGCACTGGCCTGCATTGCCTCGAAG ACTTCTTTGCCCATAGCAACTACACAGAGCTCGCCTTGATCGAGAtgggcgagcgcgacgtcTTCCCGCACGTCGGGCGAGACTGCAGAATtcgcctcgagggcgcccGCGGAGACGTTCACCCTATTGTCACCGGTACttttggcggcgtcgacttTCTCCACTCCGTCGTGGGCGAAG TTTCCGACAAGATGACCCAGAACGAGATCGAGGAACTCGAGGGCACCCTTCAGGACAGCAAGACTGCAGACACGAGCCTTCTCCGTGATCTCCTCGACAAGATCCCCGACGGTCTTTTTGGTAACAAGAATCAGAGCTCTAGGATCGACGAGATTCAGagcaacgccaacgccgcccagaTGCAGAACACATCCGTCTCGCCGCGCAACCCGGAGGAGTTCACTGTCTACGTCCGAAACATTTATCAGCAGATCATGCCGGCTATCCAGTTCCATGACGACGTCATGAAGAGTATCACGAGCGCTGTCGAGAAGATCCCCGTGCTTCCCAAGATTATCGAgcagctggaggagcagctgTCTAAATTCGTCTTCTCCATCATCGCTCCATTTGTCGTCCCCCTGATTCAGCAGATCCGCAACGAACTGCGCACCGGATCCGAGGAGATTGTCCACAGCagcgagcaggagcagcacaTTGTCTTCAACAACGATCGCTGCGATGATCCCACTCACTCGATGTTGTCCAAGGACCACTTTTCTAAC ATTCTGAACGAGATCGCCGGCCGGACGGCCGCCAGAATGCTGCATTGGGTTGTGCCTCAGCTCATGGATGCCATTGACGACGATAACACCGACGTCAACAGGCTCCTCGACCGCATCGTCAACGGTGTCATGCACCACCCTGCGCAAAAGGACATggggcgcgacggcgtctcCGAGGCGCGCAACATCATCTTCGATCAGGTTAAGGAATGGTGGAACCAGATGGGCGACGACCAAAGGAACGACTATCGCCGCAAGCTGTCTCGCGAGGGCGTCCAGCGAGGCGAGAACCATAAGGAAGGCGTCTACGACActggccacggccacggttGCTGTGGCAAGCTGCAGATGCGCAAGCTGTACGGCGAGCCAGACACGCTGGAGGGCAAGATTGCGGGGGCAGCTGCCGATGCCATCTTCCAAGGCGCGACCGGTGCCATCTCTGGCCTCGTGGAGCAGAACACTGGCTTCAAGCTGCCTTCCACACAGGGATCCCAGCAGGAGCAGCGTCAGGAAGAAGGAGGCCTGGGTGGCTTCCTTAGCGCAGCAGGCTCCATTCTCGGCGGTGCGTTTGGCAAGGATGAGACGGAGAAGCACAGTAGCCAGCGTCGCGAGGACGATGGCTCGTACACGCAGACAGAGACAGAGTacggccgccacggcaaCCGTTACGGGCAGGCTCAGTACACGGAGACCCAGCGCCCtgacggcagcagccagtCTCAGTACAGCCGCTTCGAGCAGCAGGATTCGTACGGCGGCCGTCAGACGTCTGGCTACGGGTACGAGGAGACGACGGAGAGCCGTCCGACGTATGGCGGCGGCTACGAGCAGCGAACCGAGCGTCACGAGTATAAGAGCTCGAACGCAGATAGCTATGGAGGTGGTCGTACGGGCGGGCACGCCAGCGAGTACTCGCGCCAGGACAATGACAGCTACGGACGTCGCCAGGAGAGCAGCGGTTACGGCCGAGAGGAGAGCGGCTACGCCAGTGGGTATGGACGCCAGGATAAGGACagctacggcggcggcaaccgCCGTCGTGACGATGACAGCTATGGCAGCGGCTATGGCGGTGGAAAcaggcgcgacgaggacagctacggcggtggtggcaggcGCCGTGACGATGACAGCtatggcggtggcggcggctacaAAGGTCGCGAGGACAGTGGCTACGGCGACGAGTATGGACGccgcgaggagggaggctACCGAGGGTCCGAGGGCCGAGGTGGCTACGCCGCCGAGTACGAGcgcgggggcgacgacgacgacaacgagagcggccgtcgacgccagcaccacggccgtcgcgaggagggaggctacggaggcggcggctacggTGGTGGATACTAG